A single Neospora caninum Liverpool complete genome, chromosome VIIb DNA region contains:
- a CDS encoding SJCHGC02811 protein, related: MDATEGLSTARDACEARRKKSLKKKKPRLILTKHPLGLLPSGNALFVSSGASRVVERSASLGSLAALDDATLLVFLSTLAEFAPLSALLSLSSASKYLLAALLDEELWQSLLLSRLQPPGSCAEARGALGAQNNGVSPIETPDAPLPSANSPLKKQSSPRSLPDSSPESSTCASSPLSAARDQRTDEKGVETVEKRGCCGEASATAGLAEEREERQRKDATCGISDFTWRGTWKLTYLRAERERIARQRTPRAAGSFDATDASSASGSPGEDPPEMSCLDSSEAGNARGEAPLPVLQGVCSDTFFQRWLCATVDVSSLFYRNYDTLERVPASELSVEEFVERYEKPNKPVVITDLVSRWPAFGKWNEKYLRRHFGDVRFNAGAASNIRLETFYQYAGSNFDEAPLFIFDPRFAESTRDALASSSSSAPLASSRDEMGLNQLDDDCVRSLAEDYEVPPYFADSRDLFACLGKRRPNFRWMLVGNCRSGSKWHVDPNQTSAWNAVVKGCKRWILLPPTVCPPGVFPSPDGGEVTQPVSLVEWLMNYYFDALHAPGYPYTGGVAPIEGSVREGEVIFVPQGWWHCVLNEEDDTIAVTQNFVSPVTLQNVRSFLHYKKDQISGLCTQGRHETFASEFDAAVGACYPELLPVVSSPPPPCTSSSSSSSSSSSVCRVASTASREEIPGNENGEGGGREEGRDERKRANGESRAATEGKGSSEGPGGPGTKRKDASEETGGFWERLKKRRRPMVLGRGPDGEASKTPV, encoded by the exons ATGGACGCAACAGAGGGACTGTCGACGGCGCGCGACGCCTGTGAAgcacgaaggaagaagagcctgaagaagaagaagccgcgaTTGATTTTGACGAAGCATCCGCTTGGA cttcttccctccgGCAACGccctgtttgtctcttccggcgcctcgcgcgtcgtcgAACGCTCTGCCTCACTTGGCTCTCTGGCGGCTCTGGACGACGCgactctcctcgtcttcctctccaccctcGCGGagttcgctcctctctctgcgctcctctctctctccagcgcctccaaATATCTCCTCGCAGCGCTCCTCGATGAAGAGTTGTGGCAgtcgctcctcctctctcggcttcaGCCTCCAGGCAGCTGCGCAGAGGCAAGAGGCGCCCTGGGAGCGCAGAACAACGGGGTGTCTCCGATAGAGACACCAGACGCACCTCTTCCATCCGCGAACTCGCCGCTCAAGAAGCAGAGCAGCCCGCGCTCTTTACCCGATTCTTCGCCAGAGTCTTCTACctgtgcttcctctcctctctcggctgcgaGAGATCAGCGCACCGACGAGAAGGGCgtggagacagtggagaagcgaggatGTTGCGGCGAGGCCAGTGCGACTGCTGGCCTCgccgaggaacgcgaagagcggcagaggaaagacgcgaccTGCGGCATTTCAGACTTCACCTGGCGGGGCACGTGGAAACTCACCTACTTGCGtgcagagcgcgagagaatcGCGCGCCAAAGAACACCGCGCGCCGCCGGCTCTTTTGATGCTACCGAtgcttcctcggcctccggTTCGCCCGGGGAGGACCCGCCGGAGATGAGCTGTCTAGACAGCTCGGAAGCAGGGAACGCcagaggagaagcgcctcTCCCCGTTCTCCAGGGCGTCTGCTCGGATACTTTCTTTCAACGGTGGCTCTGTGCGACAGTCGATGTCAGCAGCTT GTTTTACCGGAACTACGATACTCTCGAGAGAGTCCCCGCCTCCGAGTTGAGTGTCGAGGAGTTCGTCGAGCGCTACGAAAAACCCAATAAACCGGTCGTCATTACAG ACTTGGTGTCAAGGTGGCCTGCGTTCGGGAAGTGGAACGAGAAGTACTTGCGTCGGCATTTTGGCGACGTGCGTTTCAACGCTGGCGCCG CATCCAACATACGCCTGGAGACCTTCTACCAGTACGCTGGCTCCAACTTTGACGAAgcgcctctcttcatcttcgaTCCTCGCTTCGCTGAATCCACTCGAGATGCCctggcttcttcttcttcttctgccccGTTGGCTTCCTCGAGGGACGAAATGGGGCTGAATCAACTTGACGATGACTGCGTGCGGTCGCTGGCCGAGGACTACGAAGTCCCTCCGTACTTTGCAGATTCGCGCGATCTGTTTGCTTGCCTTGGAAAGCGCAGACCGAATTTCAG GTGGATGCTCGTGGGCAACTGCCGGTCCGGTTCCAAGTGGCACGTGGATCCGAATCAGACGAGTGCGTGGAATGCCGTGGTCAAGGGATGCAAACGCTGGATTCTTTTGCCTCCGACCGTTTGCCCGCCgggcgtctttccttctccagaCGGCGGCGAAGTCACACAgcccgtctccctcgtcgagTGGCTGATGAACTACTACTTCGACGCACTCCATGCGCCAGGCTACCCCTACACCG GAGGCGTCGCCCCCATCGAGGGCTCTGTTCGTGAGGGCGAGGTGATTTTCGTTCCCCAAGGTTGGTGGCACTGCGTGCtcaacgaggaagacgacaccATCGCAGTCACGCAAAACTTTGTCTCGCCTGTCACTCTCCAAAATGTCCGATCTTTCCTCCACTACAAAAAAGACCAGATCTCCG GCCTGTGCACACAGGGAAGACACGAGACGTTCGCGAGTGAATTTGACGCCGCAGTCGGAGCTTGCTACCCCGAACTGCTTCctgtcgtctcctcgccaccGCCTCCTTgcacttcttcttcttcttcttcttcttcttcttcttctgtctgtcGTGTGGCATCAACGGCCAGTCGCGAGGAGATCCCTGGGAACGAGAATGGCGAAGGCGGTGGGAGggaagaggggcgagacgaaaggaagagagcgaacggcgagagcagagcagcgacggagggaaagggaagcagCGAAGGACCAGGGGGACCAggaacaaagaggaaggacgcgtcggaggagacaggcggctTTTGGgagaggctgaagaagagacggcgaccgATGGTATTGGGTCGAGGGCCCGATGGGGAGGCCTCGAAGACTCCGGTTTAG